A single region of the Hippoglossus hippoglossus isolate fHipHip1 chromosome 17, fHipHip1.pri, whole genome shotgun sequence genome encodes:
- the sdhc gene encoding succinate dehydrogenase cytochrome b560 subunit, mitochondrial, translated as MALLLRAFARPGVCLARPQYSVIYRHVAPMGTTAKEEMNKFWAKNAKLNRPMSPHLTIYQWSVPMMMSVTHRGTGVGLSGAISAFALLALVLPGQYPYYLDLIHSLSVGPFLIGLAKFGIAFPVSFHTYNGVRHLFWDVGKGFKIPEVYRTGYTVIGLSIITSIALALL; from the exons ATGGCGCTGCTGCTAAG GGCGTTTGCCCGTCCGGGTGTGTGTCTCGCCAGACCACAGTACAGTGTCATCTACAGAca TGTGGCTCCAATGGGAACCACAGCGAAGGAGGAGATGAACAAGTTCTGGGCCAAAAATGCCAAATTAAATCGACCCATGTCTCCACATCTCACCATCTACCA ATGGTCCGTCCCCATGATGATGTCGGTCACGCACAGAGGAACTGGTGTGGGGCTCAGCGGAG CTATCTCAGCCTTTGCGCTGTTAGCGTTGGTTTTGCCGGGACAATACCCATACTACCTGGACTTGATCCACTCGCTGTCTGTCGGCCCCTTTCTCATTGGGTTGGCCAAGTTTGGCATCGCCTTCCCTGTGTCGTTCCACACCTATAATGGCGTCCGCCACTTG TTCTGGGACGTCGGGAAAGGCTTCAAAATCCCAGAGGTCTACCGCACCGGCTACACCGTGATTGGTCTGtccatcatcacctccatcgCCTTGGCTCTGCTCTGA